One genomic window of Polyangium aurulentum includes the following:
- a CDS encoding DUF6531 domain-containing protein — MLQGTQGDPVVGLDMHVVGVPAPPSPVPIPTPVPLPFVGLVFDPAGLAVGAAIGAAAGGGPGLVMVNGLPVANTGTAVTNLLTLPHLPAPGVTFVPPSGPGNDAKLLFGSLGVMLGGSLGVRLGDIALSCSDPVRMPTSMVLAVPKGAPVLNLRPPVPDARGIAIAAGMGAALRALGKVVRAGGKLFRGMRRGAPRKGEWGKVAGALARAASHRAARRARDWMARARCFVTGHPVDVSNGRVFTDHLDFELPGPLPLRFERVYSSSLSWRDGPLGYGWSHSLDQAVFCEPGKVVWLREDGRETEVLAKQLRKGDVIYEPTNRLTLRAQGGGRYTIETAEGHVHEFAPLRGGQEGRARLQRIRTRDGQHAIELFYDERARLARVVDSVGRHVRFGYDGRDKLREVWLPHPQDDDMVRAFQYEVDAQGDLARVVDELGHAWTFVYKRHLLVKETDRAGVVFFFQWDGFGPHARCVRTWGTWKGGSIHDEVIEYDLRNRKTIVEDSHGRPEVYQMDAVGMVVAEMDGQGRWTRYEYDPESGQEAAVVDPLGRAVRRRFDARGNCVAWAAPGVPEVGIAYNELGLAVEAKDALGRAWTWRYDGSGALLSEVNPLGEERHYSYRKGLLAWASDERGARVEFGYDAGKNLAEVSGAGGARERAAYDRRGRVVRVEDTRGGVTRYRHDGAGRLIERVSPVGVIERYAYDPEGNLTRVESPTRRVGLRYCGFHWLGAVDEGGARVLFEYSKEGHLVGVENEARESYALERDGRWDVEREVGFDGAEWLIIRDHALHVRKVLSPNKRPTTIKRDDAGRLLRAEQLDKTFVAFTYGAGGWIASAASEGGTVEFERDVMGRVLREASGNHAVTSQYGPGGGRELMESTLGARMVVLRDARGDFVEMRVGSGARVTVARDAAGLEVARVFSCGVRVVWERDQAGRPVKRKLERMGMRGEWKVLDARVYRWDGDDQIASIVDDRRGVRFYRHDERGRLVGAWNEAMEVEHRAMDAVGNVYRTEDRSDRRYGPGGRLIEADGAEFAHDANGSVTEKRLPSGEVWRYKWSERRLLQEVERPDGRVVRFGYDAFGRRARKAVVRVILGKTFRDRREEVEAETAYVWDGDVLLHEIAGNGEVTTWYHDPESFAPVAKEEGGRLWWVVTDQIGTPTELIEERTGEIAWQGRIDLWGKIAVEVERTGCPIRWPGQYEDGETGLYYNRWRYYDAGLGRYLGQDPIRLSGGIALYGYVDDPLLQVDTDGLACYAANRTPDGLSIGHEISKKQAIERLRRGLDVFSDSQHEAKSIAKRALRGKPMRHEPHGPGYHPHFHPNQHANSAHSFYQKGAKK; from the coding sequence ATGTTGCAGGGCACGCAGGGTGATCCGGTCGTCGGTCTCGATATGCATGTCGTTGGCGTCCCGGCGCCGCCTTCGCCCGTGCCCATTCCGACGCCCGTGCCCTTGCCGTTCGTGGGGCTCGTGTTCGATCCGGCCGGGCTCGCGGTGGGCGCAGCGATCGGCGCGGCGGCGGGCGGCGGGCCGGGGCTCGTGATGGTGAATGGATTGCCCGTGGCGAATACGGGCACGGCGGTGACGAACCTCTTGACCTTGCCGCACCTGCCTGCCCCTGGAGTGACGTTCGTGCCGCCGAGCGGCCCGGGCAATGATGCCAAGCTGCTCTTTGGCTCGCTGGGGGTGATGCTCGGCGGAAGCCTCGGGGTGCGGCTCGGCGATATCGCGCTCTCGTGCAGCGATCCGGTGCGGATGCCGACGAGCATGGTGCTCGCGGTGCCGAAAGGGGCGCCGGTGCTCAACCTGCGGCCGCCCGTGCCGGACGCGAGGGGGATTGCGATCGCGGCGGGGATGGGTGCGGCGCTTCGCGCGCTCGGGAAGGTGGTGCGCGCGGGCGGCAAGCTCTTTCGTGGGATGAGGCGCGGGGCGCCGCGCAAAGGCGAGTGGGGGAAGGTCGCGGGGGCGCTCGCGCGGGCGGCCTCGCACAGGGCGGCGCGCAGAGCGCGCGACTGGATGGCGCGGGCGCGGTGCTTCGTCACGGGCCACCCCGTCGATGTGTCCAATGGCCGGGTCTTCACCGATCACCTCGATTTCGAGCTACCCGGGCCGCTGCCACTGCGCTTCGAGCGCGTCTATTCGTCGTCCTTGTCGTGGCGGGACGGACCGCTTGGGTACGGGTGGAGCCATAGCCTCGATCAGGCGGTCTTTTGCGAGCCGGGCAAGGTGGTCTGGCTGCGCGAGGATGGGCGGGAGACCGAGGTCTTGGCGAAGCAGCTCCGCAAAGGCGATGTCATCTACGAGCCAACAAACCGGCTGACGCTGCGGGCCCAGGGAGGTGGACGATACACGATCGAGACGGCCGAGGGGCACGTCCACGAATTCGCCCCGCTGCGCGGCGGGCAGGAAGGGCGGGCGCGGCTTCAGCGGATCCGGACGCGGGACGGCCAGCACGCGATCGAGCTTTTCTATGACGAGCGGGCGAGGCTCGCCCGGGTGGTGGACAGCGTCGGCAGGCATGTGCGTTTTGGTTATGATGGCCGCGACAAGCTGCGAGAGGTATGGCTGCCGCACCCGCAGGACGACGACATGGTTCGGGCGTTCCAGTACGAGGTGGACGCGCAGGGGGACCTCGCGCGCGTGGTGGACGAGCTCGGGCACGCGTGGACGTTCGTGTACAAGCGGCACCTCTTGGTAAAGGAGACCGACCGGGCGGGGGTGGTGTTCTTCTTTCAATGGGACGGCTTCGGGCCGCACGCGCGGTGCGTGCGGACGTGGGGGACCTGGAAGGGCGGATCCATCCACGACGAGGTGATCGAATACGATCTGCGTAACCGCAAGACGATCGTGGAGGACAGCCACGGGCGGCCGGAGGTCTACCAGATGGACGCGGTCGGGATGGTCGTGGCCGAGATGGACGGGCAGGGGCGGTGGACGAGGTACGAATACGACCCCGAGAGCGGGCAGGAGGCCGCCGTGGTGGATCCGCTCGGCAGGGCGGTGCGGCGGCGGTTCGATGCGCGTGGCAATTGCGTGGCGTGGGCGGCGCCGGGCGTGCCCGAGGTCGGGATTGCGTACAACGAGCTCGGCCTGGCAGTGGAGGCCAAGGATGCGCTCGGGCGCGCGTGGACATGGCGGTATGATGGATCCGGCGCGCTGCTCTCCGAGGTGAATCCGCTCGGTGAGGAGCGGCATTATAGCTACAGAAAGGGCCTGCTCGCGTGGGCGAGCGACGAGCGCGGTGCGCGGGTGGAATTCGGCTATGACGCAGGCAAGAACCTGGCCGAGGTGTCCGGCGCGGGCGGGGCGAGGGAGCGCGCGGCGTATGATCGACGCGGGCGGGTCGTTCGTGTCGAGGACACGCGCGGCGGGGTGACCAGGTATCGCCATGACGGCGCGGGGCGCTTGATCGAGAGGGTGTCGCCTGTCGGCGTGATCGAGCGCTACGCCTACGATCCCGAGGGCAACTTGACGCGCGTGGAGAGCCCAACGCGGCGGGTGGGCCTGCGTTATTGCGGGTTTCATTGGCTTGGAGCCGTGGACGAGGGCGGCGCGCGCGTCCTGTTCGAGTACAGCAAAGAGGGGCACCTGGTCGGCGTGGAGAACGAGGCGCGGGAGAGTTACGCGCTGGAGCGCGATGGGCGCTGGGACGTGGAGCGCGAGGTCGGGTTCGATGGGGCGGAGTGGCTGATCATCCGCGACCACGCGCTCCATGTGCGCAAGGTGCTGTCGCCGAACAAGCGCCCGACGACGATTAAGCGGGACGACGCGGGGAGGCTCTTGCGCGCGGAGCAGCTCGACAAGACGTTCGTCGCATTCACGTACGGGGCCGGTGGTTGGATCGCGAGCGCGGCGAGCGAGGGCGGGACGGTCGAATTCGAGCGCGACGTGATGGGGCGCGTCTTGCGGGAGGCGTCGGGCAATCATGCGGTGACGTCGCAGTACGGGCCGGGCGGTGGGCGCGAGCTGATGGAGAGCACGCTCGGCGCGCGGATGGTGGTGCTGCGGGACGCGCGGGGCGACTTCGTCGAGATGCGCGTGGGGAGCGGGGCACGGGTGACGGTGGCGCGCGACGCCGCCGGGCTCGAGGTGGCGCGGGTCTTCTCGTGCGGGGTGCGCGTGGTATGGGAGCGGGACCAGGCGGGGAGGCCCGTGAAGCGCAAGCTTGAGCGAATGGGGATGCGGGGCGAGTGGAAGGTGCTCGACGCGCGCGTCTATCGTTGGGATGGGGATGATCAGATCGCGTCGATCGTGGACGACAGGCGCGGCGTGCGGTTCTATCGGCACGACGAGCGGGGGCGGCTGGTCGGGGCCTGGAACGAGGCGATGGAGGTCGAGCACCGCGCGATGGATGCGGTGGGCAATGTGTACCGGACCGAGGATCGGAGCGATCGGCGGTATGGGCCGGGCGGGCGGCTGATCGAGGCGGACGGGGCCGAGTTTGCGCACGACGCGAACGGGAGCGTGACGGAGAAGCGGCTTCCGTCGGGGGAGGTGTGGCGGTACAAGTGGAGCGAGCGGCGGCTCTTGCAGGAGGTGGAGAGGCCAGACGGGCGGGTGGTGCGGTTTGGGTATGATGCGTTTGGCCGGCGGGCGAGGAAGGCGGTGGTGCGGGTGATCCTGGGAAAGACGTTCCGGGATCGGCGGGAGGAGGTGGAGGCGGAGACGGCGTACGTCTGGGATGGGGACGTGCTCTTGCACGAGATTGCAGGCAACGGGGAGGTGACGACCTGGTATCACGACCCGGAGAGCTTCGCGCCGGTGGCGAAGGAAGAGGGCGGGCGGCTGTGGTGGGTAGTGACGGATCAGATCGGGACGCCGACGGAGCTGATCGAGGAGAGGACGGGGGAGATCGCGTGGCAGGGGAGGATCGACCTGTGGGGGAAGATCGCGGTGGAGGTGGAGAGGACGGGGTGTCCGATCCGGTGGCCGGGGCAGTATGAGGATGGGGAGACGGGGCTCTATTATAATCGGTGGAGGTACTATGATGCGGGGCTGGGGAGGTATTTGGGGCAGGATCCCATCAGACTGAGCGGTGGTATCGCCCTCTATGGGTATGTTGATGATCCTCTCCTCCAGGTGGATACCGATGGCCTGGCGTGTTATGCAGCAAATCGGACACCTGACGGACTCTCGATTGGCCATGAAATTTCGAAAAAACAGGCCATTGAACGGCTTCGCAGAGGTCTTGATGTATTCTCGGACTCTCAACATGAAGCCAAGAGCATCGCTAAAAGAGCGCTTCGCGGAAAGCCCATGAGGCATGAGCCGCACGGCCCGGGATACCATCCGCACTTTCACCCGAATCAACACGCAAATTCCGCACATTCGTTCTATCAAAAAGGAGCAAAGAAGTGA
- a CDS encoding RNA polymerase sigma factor gives MSPVEAALFIEALYKAHAAAVLAKLRRLGIEGPALEDLLQDVFVVAWRRHAKIPKDAAGARRWLLDSARKHAANFHRLYRHKYEELNPDAIEAARAEPEDPEAHAELSNLVRSALRELASEDAELVWRHEIAGESLTELAAWLGLTKSGAHVRLEQAKERLRLQVAR, from the coding sequence ATGTCGCCGGTCGAGGCTGCGCTGTTCATCGAGGCGCTGTACAAGGCACACGCCGCAGCCGTTCTCGCCAAGTTGCGCCGGCTGGGGATCGAGGGGCCTGCGCTAGAAGACTTGCTCCAGGACGTCTTCGTCGTCGCCTGGCGGCGGCACGCGAAGATCCCGAAAGACGCCGCCGGTGCCAGACGCTGGCTTCTTGATTCTGCCAGGAAGCACGCGGCCAACTTCCACCGCCTGTACCGCCACAAGTACGAAGAGCTCAACCCCGACGCGATCGAGGCTGCCCGCGCCGAGCCAGAGGATCCAGAGGCACACGCCGAACTCTCCAACCTCGTCCGGAGCGCGCTGCGCGAGCTCGCCAGCGAAGACGCAGAACTGGTGTGGCGTCACGAGATCGCGGGCGAGTCCCTGACAGAGCTCGCGGCGTGGCTTGGGCTCACGAAGAGCGGCGCCCACGTGCGCCTCGAACAGGCCAAGGAGCGGCTTCGGCTGCAGGTCGCTCGGTGA
- a CDS encoding helix-turn-helix domain-containing protein → MPRRKNPDPLAMKLGARIRSVRVEKKMSIVQLARAAGLSKGHLSSIEHGRAVFNMVTAGKIAKGLGLKLMALALFPEESTLEQIVEHMCGMSPEQLEQVREKIFRKAPSTKARPARGPGRG, encoded by the coding sequence GTGCCTCGCCGCAAGAACCCAGATCCCCTGGCGATGAAGCTCGGCGCCCGCATCAGGTCCGTGCGCGTCGAGAAGAAGATGTCGATCGTGCAGCTCGCCAGGGCGGCCGGCCTGTCGAAGGGGCACCTCTCGAGCATCGAGCACGGCCGTGCCGTGTTCAACATGGTCACGGCGGGCAAGATCGCGAAGGGGCTCGGCTTGAAGCTCATGGCGCTCGCGCTCTTCCCCGAGGAGAGCACGCTCGAACAGATCGTCGAGCACATGTGCGGCATGAGCCCGGAGCAGCTCGAGCAGGTGCGCGAGAAGATCTTCCGGAAGGCGCCATCCACGAAGGCCCGTCCCGCACGCGGCCCCGGTCGCGGGTAG
- a CDS encoding RNA polymerase sigma factor → MGIFIPVPPGAAEAFLRFYATYLLTVFGILARIGVRKADIVDLAQQVFLKVYKNFEKVPAEGVEHWLETICKQQAAEHYRLYRHRFETPEPDVGVDVPSDDNPHERLERHEIDQVVKRVLQAMDAQLADVLVRHEFNGESLPTIATALGVSRNTAQARLTEAKDAFRRKVKKLFGRDFTPFALLPFGLDTFFRTEDLTPDFIENARREVWQGLGRELGFDGTLPPAQVPSPSPPSEPPTSGERLIQTVGAPGSGPVARAAARSVLEHVIKNPLFLVGVGALGGGGVVALWPHDEPPGARHAVPMVLSVVVDESGRGEGSSQGPHTPIPGPSPTVVIVAPPRPPPALAPFNDPEITNLEQAREMLTRGQFAEALSTLRQHERDYPATQHTAVRNKYIAAALAGVRQSEQKKSESP, encoded by the coding sequence ATGGGGATCTTCATCCCGGTTCCGCCCGGTGCCGCCGAAGCGTTCTTGCGCTTCTATGCGACGTACCTCCTCACGGTCTTCGGGATCCTGGCCAGGATCGGGGTGCGCAAGGCGGACATCGTCGACCTCGCGCAGCAGGTATTCCTGAAGGTCTACAAGAACTTCGAGAAGGTGCCGGCCGAAGGGGTGGAACACTGGCTCGAGACGATCTGCAAGCAACAGGCCGCAGAGCATTACCGCCTTTACCGCCACCGATTCGAGACGCCCGAGCCCGACGTCGGGGTGGACGTGCCCAGCGACGACAACCCGCATGAGCGCCTTGAGCGCCACGAGATTGATCAGGTCGTCAAGCGCGTGCTCCAGGCGATGGACGCGCAGCTCGCGGATGTATTGGTTCGGCACGAGTTCAACGGAGAATCGCTCCCGACCATTGCCACGGCGCTGGGAGTCTCGCGCAACACGGCGCAGGCCAGGCTCACCGAGGCCAAGGATGCCTTCCGGCGCAAGGTGAAGAAGCTGTTTGGCCGGGACTTCACGCCGTTTGCGCTGCTACCTTTCGGCCTCGACACCTTCTTCCGCACCGAAGACCTCACGCCCGACTTCATCGAGAACGCGCGTCGTGAGGTCTGGCAGGGGCTCGGGCGCGAGCTCGGCTTCGACGGGACGCTTCCTCCCGCCCAGGTGCCGAGCCCGTCGCCGCCATCCGAACCGCCGACCTCGGGTGAGCGGCTCATCCAGACGGTTGGGGCCCCGGGCTCGGGGCCTGTCGCTCGGGCTGCCGCGAGGTCGGTCCTGGAGCACGTCATCAAGAACCCGCTCTTCTTGGTCGGCGTCGGCGCCCTCGGTGGGGGTGGTGTCGTTGCGTTGTGGCCTCACGACGAGCCGCCTGGCGCACGGCATGCCGTGCCCATGGTGCTCTCCGTTGTGGTTGACGAGAGCGGGCGTGGCGAGGGCTCCTCCCAGGGTCCGCACACGCCCATTCCCGGGCCGAGCCCAACCGTGGTCATCGTCGCACCGCCTCGCCCCCCGCCCGCTCTGGCGCCGTTCAATGACCCGGAAATAACAAACCTTGAACAAGCGCGAGAGATGCTCACGCGCGGGCAATTCGCCGAGGCCCTCTCCACGCTCCGGCAACATGAGCGCGACTACCCGGCCACGCAGCACACGGCGGTGCGGAACAAGTACATCGCCGCGGCGCTCGCAGGCGTGCGCCAGAGCGAGCAGAAGAAGAGCGAGTCACCCTGA
- a CDS encoding M20/M25/M40 family metallo-hydrolase, protein MELRRTKAASHGGSLIDALASVSEAELFETIGELAKPRHMFRERAENRRAAQFVADALEELGYAVEFEGELRNVVATPRGAADGPLILVGAHYDSVPGTPGADDNASGVAAMLACARALMHLGPSLPVGFVAWNGEEDGLLGSVEFVARRRSLGGTPIAAVHVLEMVGYASSEPGSQRMPVPVPGAPDVGDFIGLLTNQRSNHLVELAAKQAEAMVPELPVVGLKVYLGLEGWLPVLHRSDHSPFWKAKIPAMLWTDTAEFRNPNYHRPTDTPDTLDYGFMRRVTQLVIATVVRQVRTG, encoded by the coding sequence ATGGAACTACGACGTACCAAGGCCGCGAGCCACGGCGGCAGCCTGATTGACGCGCTCGCGTCGGTGAGCGAGGCCGAGCTGTTCGAGACGATCGGCGAACTCGCCAAACCGCGGCACATGTTCCGCGAGCGCGCCGAGAACCGCCGCGCCGCTCAGTTCGTCGCCGATGCGCTGGAGGAGCTCGGCTACGCCGTCGAGTTCGAGGGCGAGCTACGGAACGTAGTTGCCACACCCCGCGGGGCCGCGGATGGGCCTCTGATCCTCGTTGGCGCCCACTACGACAGCGTGCCTGGTACGCCGGGCGCCGATGACAACGCGAGCGGCGTCGCGGCCATGCTCGCCTGCGCACGGGCGCTTATGCACCTCGGGCCCTCGTTGCCCGTGGGATTCGTGGCGTGGAATGGCGAGGAAGACGGGCTGCTCGGCAGCGTCGAGTTCGTCGCGCGCCGTCGCTCGCTGGGCGGCACGCCCATCGCCGCCGTGCACGTGCTCGAGATGGTCGGCTACGCGAGCAGCGAGCCCGGCTCGCAGCGAATGCCGGTCCCGGTCCCCGGAGCCCCGGACGTCGGCGACTTCATCGGCCTGCTCACCAACCAGCGATCGAACCACCTCGTGGAGCTTGCGGCAAAGCAGGCGGAAGCAATGGTGCCCGAACTGCCCGTCGTGGGCCTGAAGGTTTACCTCGGCCTCGAAGGGTGGCTGCCCGTGCTGCATCGGAGCGATCACTCGCCGTTCTGGAAGGCAAAGATCCCGGCCATGCTCTGGACCGACACCGCGGAGTTCCGCAACCCGAACTATCATCGCCCGACGGACACGCCCGATACGCTCGACTATGGCTTCATGCGCCGCGTGACCCAGCTCGTCATCGCCACGGTGGTGCGGCAGGTGCGTACCGGCTGA
- a CDS encoding ATP-grasp domain-containing protein — MPTLVLSHHYSLDSNALFTAALAAGWDVERLHSFRCPEGLAARAPVFYGETILADAIADDLGIALLEPTSDWLPRLPERHRLRDVRLTTLADALTIRERVFVKPTDEKCFPARVYADGSSLDPDPVLPPDLPVLVSEPVVFEVEFRFFVLEREVATFSPYIRGGELARNPAGEWEADQAEIEAVTSSIQAMLADVEVELPPAVVVDVGRMAGRGWGVVEANPAWASGLCGCDPAGVLSVLRRATVARDMISEADRRWLRRVG, encoded by the coding sequence GTGCCGACGCTCGTCCTCTCCCACCACTACAGCCTCGACTCGAACGCGTTGTTCACCGCTGCGCTCGCAGCCGGCTGGGATGTCGAGCGTCTTCACTCTTTCCGCTGCCCGGAGGGCCTCGCGGCACGCGCCCCGGTGTTCTATGGCGAGACGATCCTCGCCGACGCGATCGCAGACGACCTCGGGATCGCGCTGCTCGAGCCGACGAGCGACTGGCTGCCACGGCTGCCCGAGCGCCACCGTCTCCGTGATGTGCGTCTCACGACGCTCGCAGATGCGCTGACGATCCGGGAGCGCGTGTTCGTGAAGCCGACCGACGAGAAGTGCTTCCCCGCGCGTGTATACGCCGACGGCTCGTCGCTCGATCCGGACCCGGTGCTACCGCCAGACCTCCCCGTCTTGGTGAGCGAGCCGGTTGTATTCGAGGTGGAATTCCGGTTTTTCGTGCTGGAACGCGAGGTGGCAACATTCTCGCCCTACATCCGCGGCGGGGAGCTTGCACGCAACCCGGCGGGCGAGTGGGAAGCAGACCAGGCCGAGATCGAGGCGGTGACTTCGTCGATTCAAGCGATGCTCGCCGACGTCGAAGTGGAGCTGCCTCCCGCCGTCGTCGTGGACGTCGGGCGGATGGCGGGGCGTGGCTGGGGCGTGGTCGAGGCGAACCCCGCATGGGCTTCAGGGCTCTGCGGGTGCGACCCGGCAGGCGTGCTTTCGGTGCTGCGGCGAGCGACCGTGGCGCGGGACATGATCTCGGAGGCCGACAGGCGCTGGCTGCGGCGCGTCGGATGA
- a CDS encoding sigma-70 family RNA polymerase sigma factor: MTTTIPKDIRKEFEKKIRRGIFNPVARHLPEEVREDRLQDAICQVWEMYARYAERGELLDDAILVHACRQRATDPSRYFVHCDGYKRKKDVLDPRNYMEGQVEVLHLGDVADDIEEAPVHLGFAELDSANPTRRIIGAISLDEWLETLAPRDRELIELRAAGYDLDESAEKLGMTRFAVCKRVKALGKLLAEHAGMPDAVHRRELKRAMSSEEAPPESGVRTRTRGRPRKPQAPCTSPKGRQPRRMQRAA; the protein is encoded by the coding sequence GTGACGACTACGATTCCCAAAGATATTCGTAAAGAATTCGAGAAGAAAATCCGGCGCGGCATCTTCAACCCCGTCGCCCGGCACCTGCCCGAGGAGGTGCGCGAAGACCGACTCCAGGACGCCATCTGCCAGGTCTGGGAGATGTACGCGCGTTATGCCGAGCGCGGCGAGCTCCTCGACGACGCGATCCTCGTGCACGCGTGCCGCCAGCGCGCCACGGACCCGAGCCGCTACTTCGTCCACTGCGACGGCTACAAGCGCAAGAAGGACGTGCTCGACCCGCGCAACTACATGGAGGGCCAGGTCGAGGTTCTGCACCTCGGCGACGTCGCCGATGACATCGAAGAAGCGCCCGTCCACCTCGGCTTCGCGGAGCTGGACAGCGCGAACCCGACGAGGCGGATCATCGGCGCCATCAGCCTCGACGAGTGGCTCGAGACGCTCGCCCCGCGCGACCGCGAGCTCATCGAGCTGCGCGCCGCCGGGTACGACCTCGACGAGAGCGCAGAGAAGCTCGGCATGACCAGGTTCGCCGTCTGCAAGCGGGTGAAGGCGCTCGGCAAGCTCCTGGCCGAGCACGCAGGCATGCCGGACGCCGTGCATCGCAGGGAGCTGAAGCGCGCGATGTCGAGCGAGGAGGCCCCGCCGGAGAGCGGCGTCCGGACGAGGACAAGGGGCCGGCCCAGGAAGCCGCAGGCTCCCTGCACGAGCCCCAAGGGCAGGCAGCCCAGGCGGATGCAGCGCGCGGCGTGA